The Streptococcus oralis Uo5 genome includes a window with the following:
- the dapA gene encoding 4-hydroxy-tetrahydrodipicolinate synthase → MSYQDLKECKIITAFITPFHEDGSINFDAIPALIEHLLAHHTDGILLAGTTAESPTLTHDEELELFAAVQKIVNGRVPLIAGVGTNDTRDSIEFVKEVADFGGFAAGLAIVPYYNKPSQEGMYQHFKAIADASDLPIIIYNIPGRVVVELTPETMLRLADHPNIIGVKECTSLANMAYLIEHKPEEFLVYTGEDGDAFHAMNLGADGVISVASHTNGDEMHEMFTAIAESDMKKAAAIQRKFIPKVNALFSYPSPAPVKAVLNYMGFEAGPTRLPLVPAPEEDAKRIIKVVVDGDYEATKATVTGVLRPDY, encoded by the coding sequence ATGTCTTATCAAGATTTAAAAGAGTGTAAAATCATCACAGCCTTTATTACCCCTTTCCATGAGGATGGCTCCATCAACTTTGATGCCATTCCAGCCTTAATTGAGCATTTATTGGCCCATCACACAGACGGCATTCTTCTAGCTGGAACGACTGCTGAGAGTCCGACTCTGACCCACGATGAAGAGTTGGAGCTATTTGCGGCTGTACAAAAGATTGTCAATGGACGTGTTCCTTTGATTGCAGGTGTAGGTACCAATGATACACGTGACTCGATCGAATTTGTCAAAGAAGTCGCAGACTTTGGTGGCTTCGCTGCTGGACTTGCTATCGTACCGTACTACAACAAACCTTCTCAAGAAGGGATGTACCAGCACTTTAAAGCTATTGCGGATGCATCAGATTTACCTATTATCATTTATAACATTCCAGGACGTGTGGTTGTCGAATTGACTCCAGAAACCATGCTTCGTTTGGCTGACCATCCAAATATCATCGGTGTTAAAGAATGTACCAGCTTGGCTAATATGGCTTATTTGATTGAGCACAAGCCAGAAGAGTTCTTGGTCTATACTGGTGAGGATGGAGATGCCTTCCATGCCATGAACCTTGGTGCAGATGGGGTTATTTCTGTTGCATCTCATACAAATGGGGACGAAATGCACGAAATGTTTACTGCCATTGCAGAAAGCGACATGAAGAAAGCTGCAGCTATTCAGCGTAAATTCATCCCTAAGGTTAACGCCCTCTTCTCTTATCCAAGTCCTGCTCCAGTTAAGGCAGTTTTGAACTACATGGGATTTGAAGCTGGACCAACTCGTCTACCTCTAGTTCCAGCACCAGAAGAAGATGCCAAACGCATTATCAAGGTTGTCGTAGATGGCGACTATGAAGCGACTAAGGCAACTGTAACTGGTGTTTTAAGACCAGATTACTAA
- a CDS encoding aspartate-semialdehyde dehydrogenase, with protein MGYTVAVVGATGAVGAQMIKMLEESTLPIDKIRYLASARSAGKTLKFKDQDITIEETTETAFEGVDIALFSAGGSTSAKYAPYAVKAGAVVVDNTSYFRQNPDVPLVVPEVNAHALDAHNGIIACPNCSTIQMMVALEPVRQKWGLDRIIVSTYQAVSGAGMGAILETQRELREVLNDGVNPRDLQAEILPSGGDKKHYPIAFNALPQIDVFTDNDYTYEEMKMTKETKKIMEDDSIAVSATCVRIPVLSAHSESVYIETKEVAPIEEVKAAISAFPGAVLEDDVAHQIYPQAINAVGSRDTFVGRIRKDLDAEKGIHMWVVSDNLLKGAAWNSVQIAETLHERGLVRPTAELKFELK; from the coding sequence ATGGGATATACAGTTGCTGTAGTCGGCGCGACAGGTGCTGTCGGAGCTCAGATGATAAAAATGTTGGAAGAATCAACACTTCCAATCGATAAAATTCGTTACCTTGCTTCTGCACGTTCAGCAGGCAAAACTTTGAAATTTAAAGACCAAGATATTACGATTGAAGAAACGACTGAGACAGCTTTTGAGGGTGTTGATATTGCACTCTTCTCAGCAGGTGGTTCGACATCAGCTAAGTATGCACCATACGCAGTGAAAGCTGGAGCGGTAGTAGTAGATAACACATCTTATTTCCGTCAAAATCCAGACGTACCTTTGGTTGTCCCAGAGGTCAATGCTCATGCACTTGATGCCCACAACGGGATTATTGCCTGCCCTAACTGTTCAACAATCCAAATGATGGTGGCTCTTGAGCCTGTTCGTCAAAAATGGGGCTTGGACCGTATCATCGTTTCAACTTACCAAGCAGTTTCAGGTGCTGGTATGGGAGCAATTCTTGAAACACAACGTGAACTTCGTGAAGTCTTGAATGACGGTGTGAATCCACGTGATTTGCAAGCGGAAATCTTGCCTTCAGGTGGTGATAAGAAACACTATCCTATCGCTTTTAACGCTCTTCCACAAATCGATGTCTTTACTGACAATGATTACACTTACGAAGAGATGAAGATGACTAAGGAAACGAAGAAAATCATGGAAGATGATAGCATCGCAGTGTCTGCAACATGTGTGCGTATTCCAGTCTTGTCAGCTCACTCTGAGTCAGTTTATATCGAAACAAAAGAAGTGGCTCCAATCGAAGAAGTGAAAGCAGCTATTTCAGCCTTCCCAGGTGCTGTTCTTGAGGATGACGTAGCTCATCAAATCTATCCGCAAGCTATCAATGCTGTTGGTTCACGTGATACCTTTGTCGGTCGTATCCGTAAAGACTTGGATGCAGAAAAAGGAATCCACATGTGGGTTGTTTCAGATAACCTTCTCAAAGGTGCTGCTTGGAACTCAGTTCAAATCGCAGAAACGCTTCATGAGCGTGGATTGGTTCGTCCAACAGCTGAGTTGAAATTTGAATTAAAATAG